ACCCCAAACAGAGACATAACAACTAAATGCTCTGTGGGATTTTGAAAATAATCCTGTTGTCactggattaggcaatggtttcttagatatgacatcaaagaaacaagcaagaaaagaaaaaataaattggaatcatcaaaatttaaaacttttgtgcttcaaaagacactataaagaaaatgaaaaggtaacccacagaaagcaagaaaaattttgtaaattatatgtctgataagggactGATCCttcttacaattcaataataaaaagacagataatccagttaaaaatgggccaaagatctcAATAGCCGTTTCTTCAAAGACACACAAATGATcagcaagcatatgaaaagatgctcaatatcattagtacATACCTGCTACATGACCAGCCGTGGTGAAGACCCCAAATCAGGCACCAGATGGGCATCATGCATCTTCCATTTACAGTAAACAATGCTGGGACTTCTTGggcagtccactggttaagactccgcacttccaatgcaaggggcatgggttcaatccctgctcggggagcTAAAATCTCACATACCACGTGGCcaagaaaatattgatttttaaaaaaatcccaacgAATTATACAGTAGACAATGCTGACAGCCTAGTACATTTTGACCCATGGTCTTGAGCACACAGAAAAAGATCATTAACCAGTAATTATGTAAAATACCAGGAGTTCAATTCTCAGAGCTTAGCTAAGGGTCATTGCTATGGTTACAGAGATAAAAACTGAATACAGTGGACATTCCGTGTTAACTCTTTCCCTGCACATGTCCACCAATAGAGTGTGAGAATGCTTCTACCATGCTCATTTGCCAACActggatatttttaatattttccaatgTAAAAAGTGTCAAATGGTATCCGAGAAATTTGACTTTTTAGACTATtacagatgttgagcatctttttcactTATCATCATTTCATTTATCAGCCACTTgtttttcttctgcaaaatgTCTATTCACATTCCTTCTTCACTATTTCATTagattgtttctctttttcttatcgATTTGTGAAAATGTATTACACATATGGCTAAGAAACCACTGTGCATGTAAACTGCTTTGCAActcattttttttgcatgtttaGAATATACTGAGACCATTCTTCCGTGTCACAACATGAATCTATCTACCTCATGAATTTAGAACTAGCAATATAAActttgaaatctttctttttaagattacaatgtcagggaattccctggtggtccagtggttaggaccctgtgcttccactgcaggggacacgggttccaatcctggctggggaactaagatcccacaagccacgcgctacaaaaaaaaaaaaaaaaaaaaaaaagattacaatgCCAGATCTAAATAACCAGCGTCTTTTGTCCTGGGACAGATgaagttcatattttccatttctttcagacTTGGAGACAAGCTCTGAAACTACTCAGGAGACACTTCCAAAAAAGAGTATTTCTGAAGAGGTGGCTTCCCCAATGGGAAAGATGGAGGGCATTTTAAGGGCAATGCTTGGAGACACCAAGTTGGGGGCCTCCTGGACATGCGGCCGTCAACTGGAAGACCAGGGAAAGCAGGAGAGGCGTTTGAGGTGGTTGTTTGCTACTCCCGAGGAAAACACCCATGGCGAGTTGAGACACTTCAGGCAGACCTCAGCTTTCGTTGGGAAGCAAAGGGTGCCTGGGGGAGAGGATCCTCAGAAGTGGACCAGGTCAAGAAAGAGCCTGaaacaccaaaggaaaccatttaACTGCACggaatgtgggaaagctttcaTTTACCATTCGGACTATGTCCTACaccagagaattcacactggagagaagccctacAAGTGTAATGAGTGCGGGAAAGCATTCAGTAACAGCTCATATTTCATCCAGCACCATATCATCCACACAGGAGAGAAGCCCTATGCCTGCAACGAATGCGGCAAGACCTTTACCCAGAGCTCATCGCTCACTGAGCATCAGAGgatccacactggagagaaaccctacaaatgcaaggaatgtgggaaagccttcaccCAGAGCTCCTCCCTCATCAAACACCAGCGATGCCATACTGGGGAGAAACCCTATAAATGCAACCAATGTGGGAAGTTCTACTCCCAGGTGTCCCACCTCACCCGCCACCAGAAAATCCACACGGGGGAGAAGCCCTACAAATGCAGTGAGTGTGGCAAGGCTTTCTGTCACACCTCCTCCCTGACTCAACACCAGACAATCCACACTGGTGAGAAACCTTACAAGTGTAACGAGTGTGGGAAAACCTTCAGCCACAGCTCGTCACTGACCCAGCACCAGCGagtccacactggagagaaaccttacgaGTGCCCCGAGTGTGGCAAAGCCTTCAGCCACAGTTCGTCCCTGACTcagcatcagagaattcatactggtgagaaGCCCTATGAGTGTCATGAGTGCGGGAAGGCTTACACGCAGATCTCCCACCTCATGAGGCACCAGAGTGTTCACGTGGGGGAGAAACCCTATATATGTAATGAGTGTGGAAAGGCTTTCAGTCACACCTCCTCCTTTACTCAACACCAAACGATCCACACTGGTGAGAAACCCTACAAGTGTAATGAATGCGGGAAAACCTTCAGCCAGAACTCCTCACTTATGCGCCACCAGAGAATTCACACCGGGGAGAAGCCCTATGAGTGTACAGTTTGCGGGAGAGCCTACACCCAGATTTCCCACCTCATCCAACACCAGAGGACTCACACCGGAGAGAAACCTTATGAGTGTGGTGAGTGTGCGAAAGCCTTCAGCCGGAGCGCCCATCTCATCGAGCATCAGAAGATCCACACGGGCGAGAAACCCTATAAGTGTAAGGAGTGTGAGAAAACATTCAGTCACAACTCATCCCTAACTCAACATCAGAGGATTCACACTGGCGAGAAACCCTACACCTGTAAGGAATGCGGGAAAGCCTTCAATCAAAGTATCCACCTCATTCAGCATCAGAGGGTTCATACCGGAGAGAGGCCCTACAAATGTAAGAACTGTGGGAAAACCTATGCCCAGATTTCACACCTCATTCAACACCAGAAAGTTCATATGGGTGGCAAGCGCTATGCATGTAAAGAATGCGGAGAGGATTTCAGCTGGGGTTCACACCTGGCCAAACATCAGAGACTTCACACTGTGCACGACGGCCACGTCCGCGGTAATTTTGAGAAAGCCTTTGCTTGGAACATGCAGCTTAGTGATCATCAGAGAACTCATGCTGACTAGAGAGCCTGTGAATGAAACAAACTGGTGATTCTGCTGCTGGGTTCCATTCAGCCTTCATCAGCAGTAGAAGCTTCTTCCCAGAGAGAAGCCGTAACACTATGGATTGAGAGAGTTGGTTCCTTTTTTGCCTCCTAGAAGGAGGATGGCACTGTTTATCACCAGCAGAGACAGCTTCTGATCATTTAAAGAGCTCCCCACTAAAATCTAAGCTTCTCCCCCCCATTTCTCAACTACAACGTCCCTGGATAGTGGTAGGTATGAGGTGGTCTACATAGGATGCAACTTCATCTGGGATCTTTAATAAGGTCTCTCtgagctttttaaatttattcatcatGTGTTAAATTGGAGCCTggaaattcaagaaaaaacaaacacagctgGAAAGAGTCATCTGTTAGAGTAAAAGTCACAAATATATGTAACTAAAGATAAATGCCAGGTGATTTTAGTTTCCTTTAAAACTTtaagctacagggcttccctggtggcgcagtggttgagagtccacctgctgatgcaggggacacgggttcgtgccccggtccgggaagatcccacatgctgcggagaggctgggcccatgagccatggccgctgagcctgcgcgtccggagcctgtgctcctcaatgggagaggccacaacagtgagaggcccgtgtactgcaaaaacaaacaaacaaacaaaaactttaagcTACAAATTTCACTGAAAAATCTGCAGTTGGCTTAAACATGGAATATGTTTCACATATTTCCAGCCATTTTTTATGTCCTATTGTTTCTGTCTTTTCCACTTCCAGGAATTGTGCTTTACAAAGTAATTGCCCTGTTAGACATTTTCTGATTTTAGTCATGCCCAAAAGGAAGTTTTTATTTCCTCATATTTTTGAAACATAGTATTttctattagaaaaataatacatacacttttaaaataggaaaattttttaagtagAATAAGATAAGCTTATTGTAAAGGATAATTTGAAAAGTGTAGAGAAGTATGAACTAAAATACCGATTCCCCATAATCCCACAGGCCAGAGAGACCCACTAGTCATTTTTGGGTGTATGTCTTTCTGGTTTCGTTTCACTCTGTATTCCATATccaaattttttaatgttgaaaattttGGATCATAAAACAAAAAGCTATATACTCACCTACAACTTGGCCACTCTCAGAAGTCAGGTTGTTTTGAGttttttcatctttccttctGAATGTCATTTCAAAATAAGTGTTACTTTATTTAATTGTAATCAGAAACAATTTTGgcttctctgttttgccctcatTATACCATGACATTGTCCTTTGTCACCACATAAACTCCATCCTCATCATTATCAGGGCTAATGATGTTTCATTGGTGGGCGTAGAATAATCTATAAATCCATGCCCCCATTTAGACTTTGCTCTAAGCCCCCGATTGATGCAGGTTATTCACCAATTTTCCCAATTATGAATCATGTAATAATGAGCATTTCCATGCTAACTTCCTCTCTCTTTTGGGGGGGATTATTTCTCTAAGTCAAATTCCCAGAATGGGAATAACAGAATCAAGACTCTAaccattttcttgtttcctggaaCATATTGTTAAAGTGCTTTCTAAAGGGGCTGGACCTGATCTCCCTGGAGTGTGCTGGGATGTGAGGACTACAGTTCTGTTACATTATAACCAGTACTGAACATCAATCATATAATGTTTTCCCATGTCAAACATATAAAATGGctagtgatttcagtaacttacTGTGTGCCAATTTTGTGCTAAGTCCTTGGTACATGTGAACTCCTTTCATTCTTCAAACAACCACATGTATTCAGGGCTGtattatcccatttcacagatgaggacaccgAGGCATGCTGATGATGTAGACAAAGCCCCACAGCTATGAGGTCATGGAGCCTGAACTCAAGTTCAAGTAGTCAAGCTCCAGGAGCTATGCACTGAACTTCTATTGGGATTGAACACATATAACATTTCcttcttaaaataatgtttattattataaaaaccaATACATGCTTTTTGTAAAAAATTTACAAGATCCAAGAAATCCGGAAGATTTTACGCAAAGGCCAGTGGTACCCAGAGATAACGTAACATTTTGGTATACTTctgctattttaaaaacttaatcacAGTATTATAACACTTTAATAAATCTGGGACATAGTTAATATACAGTTTGGCATACTTCTGTGTTAACTTTATATCACAGGCCCCTATCATTAAATATGATTTACCAATATCATTAAATACCCACGTCATTAAATAATCTTTAACAACCTGATGTTTGGGGGCTTTGCATAGTTTGTGTTTAGTAGTAGCCAGTCCCCTGTTGGatactttggttgcttccagtttttgacCTTTATAAACATCCCTTCTACTGAAGTCTTAGGCTGAGCACCCGACCAGTTCCCAAGTAGAATCCTGGCAGGGAGTCTGTGGGGTCAAAGAGAGAACATTTTAATGACCTTGTGCACGTAGCTAATGGCTTCCTGAAATTTCTGCATCTGATTGGCAGTGGATGGGACTGCATCTCACCAACATCATCACTGGTAGTTACCATGTTTAAAAGTCTTTGCTCAGGTATTTATTCTTCTGTGACTTCCTTCATGGTTGATGAAATACTCGTTTATTGTGAATAACTCAAACAACACAAAAATGAAGAACACTATGGCTCTCTATAAATCTTCATTCCAAAGATTCTAAACTCTTTTCAAAGATTCTAGactgttttctgttgtttctccctttctgttggtatgaaatatatatgtacataaaatattatttatatggcATAATCACAGACGTGATTTTAAGTGACTTTTTTCACTTGatataatatgaatattttcCCATTACAATcaatccaaaaaatatatatagtacatattgtacaaaaatatatacacatgtatatatgtatatatatatgtatcatcaTTTGCCACTTTTAACAGCTGCATAATAGTTCATGCTAGAGTTTCTtgaatttatttaaccaaattctattaatgggcatttgggttgttttattttcttttccatcattGGACATATATTATTTGACACTGTGCAAATTATCTCCATAAGATGAATTCCTAGAAGTAAGCTTGTGGGATCACAGAATGTCCATGTTTAAAATTTTGCTAGTTATTGCTAAATAATCCTCCAAAAAAGGAGGACCCAATTTACAAAACTCCTGAAAGTGTACATGAGtgcctatttctctcctccactTCCTTCACAAATACTCGGTATTtgtcttttatcatttttaacatttctcatCTAATAAGAAAAATGTCCTGTTGGTAGGGAGATTAATGATCTTCTTATGCCTTTATTGATGTTTTGCCTTCTTCAAATtgcttatttgtatattttgcccatttttaattgggctgcctTTTTGTATTGATTTATAGGAGAAAGTCTATGTATTACATATACTATTTGGTATATACATTACTAATATTTTCTGCcagtttattatttctctttcagttttgtttatggtgtattttgctatacaaaattttaaactttttaggtATTCAACtctatctgtattttcttttatagttctTGGACCAGCTTCACACTAAGAAAAACCTGCCTTACCTCCCAGGATTATGAAGAAAGTTCTCCTATATTTTATTCTAGCACTgttatgattttttaacaaggaaaTTTTTATTCCTTCTGCATTTTTATGGCTTATGGTATAAAATTTCAGTtcctagaggccacctgcattccttggcttgtgaccccttcatcctcaaagccagcagtgtagcATCTTTAAATCACTCATCCTAATATATTTCACCATATATGTAAATTTCTCAGCACACTTGGTCCACTCCCTTCTCGAGATTTACCCCTCCTGTACTAACATACTGACGTAGAGTAATTCTTAGTCTAAGagaacctaattttttttttttttttttcccggtaggcgggcctctcactgttgtggcctctcctgtggcggagcacaggctccggacgcgcaggctcagcggccatggctcacgggcccagccgctctgcggcatgtgggatcttcccggaccggggcacgaacccgtgtcccctgcctcggcaggcggactctcaaccactgcgccaccagggaagcccctaagagaACCTAATCTTGAATCTTGCCTTCGCCATTGCCTTGCTGTCTGATccagtttcttcatattttaaatgagaataataagcTATATTACAAAAGATGTTTTAGGTTTCAAATAACAGAAAACTTAAAAGAGTTCAAACAAGAAAGACAGTTCACTAGCTCAAGTAGCCAAAAGGACCAAAACAAGGCATTCATCTTGTTTATCCTAGTACTTCAGGATGCCTTCAGTGGCAAGTAAGAGAAAACCCCAACTCAACCTCACAAACACTA
Above is a genomic segment from Kogia breviceps isolate mKogBre1 chromosome 18, mKogBre1 haplotype 1, whole genome shotgun sequence containing:
- the LOC131744525 gene encoding zinc finger protein 665-like isoform X1, encoding MAIRTLTGKGQESVTFKDVAVDFTLEEWGQLGPGQRELYRDVMLENYQNLLSLGAGLPGSKPDMICRLERGEEPRMETREARRVTCSDLETSSETTQETLPKKSISEEVASPMGKMEGILRAMLGDTKLGASWTCGRQLEDQGKQERRLRWLFATPEENTHGELRHFRQTSAFVGKQRVPGGEDPQKWTRSRKSLKHQRKPFNCTECGKAFIYHSDYVLHQRIHTGEKPYKCNECGKAFSNSSYFIQHHIIHTGEKPYACNECGKTFTQSSSLTEHQRIHTGEKPYKCKECGKAFTQSSSLIKHQRCHTGEKPYKCNQCGKFYSQVSHLTRHQKIHTGEKPYKCSECGKAFCHTSSLTQHQTIHTGEKPYKCNECGKTFSHSSSLTQHQRVHTGEKPYECPECGKAFSHSSSLTQHQRIHTGEKPYECHECGKAYTQISHLMRHQSVHVGEKPYICNECGKAFSHTSSFTQHQTIHTGEKPYKCNECGKTFSQNSSLMRHQRIHTGEKPYECTVCGRAYTQISHLIQHQRTHTGEKPYECGECAKAFSRSAHLIEHQKIHTGEKPYKCKECEKTFSHNSSLTQHQRIHTGEKPYTCKECGKAFNQSIHLIQHQRVHTGERPYKCKNCGKTYAQISHLIQHQKVHMGGKRYACKECGEDFSWGSHLAKHQRLHTVHDGHVRGNFEKAFAWNMQLSDHQRTHAD
- the LOC131744525 gene encoding zinc finger protein 665-like isoform X2, which encodes MICRLERGEEPRMETREARRVTCSDLETSSETTQETLPKKSISEEVASPMGKMEGILRAMLGDTKLGASWTCGRQLEDQGKQERRLRWLFATPEENTHGELRHFRQTSAFVGKQRVPGGEDPQKWTRSRKSLKHQRKPFNCTECGKAFIYHSDYVLHQRIHTGEKPYKCNECGKAFSNSSYFIQHHIIHTGEKPYACNECGKTFTQSSSLTEHQRIHTGEKPYKCKECGKAFTQSSSLIKHQRCHTGEKPYKCNQCGKFYSQVSHLTRHQKIHTGEKPYKCSECGKAFCHTSSLTQHQTIHTGEKPYKCNECGKTFSHSSSLTQHQRVHTGEKPYECPECGKAFSHSSSLTQHQRIHTGEKPYECHECGKAYTQISHLMRHQSVHVGEKPYICNECGKAFSHTSSFTQHQTIHTGEKPYKCNECGKTFSQNSSLMRHQRIHTGEKPYECTVCGRAYTQISHLIQHQRTHTGEKPYECGECAKAFSRSAHLIEHQKIHTGEKPYKCKECEKTFSHNSSLTQHQRIHTGEKPYTCKECGKAFNQSIHLIQHQRVHTGERPYKCKNCGKTYAQISHLIQHQKVHMGGKRYACKECGEDFSWGSHLAKHQRLHTVHDGHVRGNFEKAFAWNMQLSDHQRTHAD